The genomic interval GTCATCACATACAAATAGTCTTCATACAAAAAGATAGTATTGACTTGGgtaaattttataaaaacaggGGTTGATGGGTTTTCTGACCTATAGAACATTCTAGGTTTGGTCTAAAGCAGTTACTGGGCAAAGTAcacttgtgtatgtgttagtaagACATTTGCTCAAGATTGTAGCATTTTCAAAGACCTTAATAGCTCCTCAGAGGCCAAACTGCAGTTGAAATAGGCCGACCTTTGTGATAAAACAAAGCTGGCTGTTTaagcttttcttgtttttccttGCTGTATAACCCTTGCATACTGAACAGTTTTCAGTGGGCTCCATTTTGTATACTGTTAAAGAACAGCACTCACATCATAACATACTTGTAtctgtttcatttttacattacagatttattttaatggaaAGATTGGAATTATAATGGCATTAATGACAGGCAAGCAAAAAAATGGTAGTATTATAATTCTAATTcttaataagaattaaaaaataataattattattattatttgttttggaCCATTaagggatttttttgtttgtttgttttaagagGACCAGGTACAGGTGGAAAATAAGGCAAAAAGATTCTACCACAAATTTTCTAAGATTAAGTTTTGCTTATTTGAGGTCACTTGTTATGGTGTCATTATCACCAACTCCTAAATCCTAAACATGTTCATTCAtccaaaattttaacttgtcaATGTGTTTTGCAGCTTAATGTTGAAATGATGAACAGTAATACATCACTGGATGTTTTCATCAGTGCAAAGCACTGTTTTATGACCAGACAGATGGACATCGTTATGAAGTGACACAATTCAGACCACATTCTTGCATCATCAATTGTACTGCAACAATTACATCACTTCACTGACATACTATAAACCCCGGCCACAAAGACAAGACAGTATTTTGAGAGCAAAATCTATGCTACAGACTACCCTTCTCCCCTAAACGCATTAGTTTGGCTCAGTCCTTAATCTGACAAAAATACTATATCCTAGAGTGATGACAATTTAACGTCGGAAAATGAGTAAAACTCTACCTAGAGCCTTGAGGGCCAGGGTTGAGAACAGCACAAGCAGAACAGGGATGAGATACTGTAGTGTTACTACAGTCAGGTAGCAGTACACACGGGTCACCTGCAGAAAGAGAAGTAATTGGAAAATGCATGAATAATGACTCAAAGCACTTAAAAACAGATTTGTGCATTTTTCTTATGAACTTTAAAATCTGATTTAGAacatattcacatattttaGTAAACTGTCAAGTACCCAGAATAGAAAAATTAAACTTCCACAACCTCTAGAATAacataaaaagtacaaaaatactCAATTCCAGAGTATTGCTACATTATTGGATTGTTCTTACAGGGCCTCAACCATCCTTAATGTGCAAGTAGAAACCTTGACAGAGACAAGAACTAGATACTGTTATATTCAGTTTCTTCAGTAATAAGACTTCCTTCTGCCATTCAAGGTATCTGGTATATAGCTAGAAGAAAAGTAAATCTGAACTGAAGCTACTGAGCTACTCTTGCCTGTCGGTGTAACCATCGGATTTCCTGACtcatttttacagtaaatttatataaaaaaaaaagctgcttcgTGCCTTTCTTTGGATGTCAACAGCAGCAATACGACCCGCTTCCTTTTTCATCTGCTCCACCCATTTGGGGGCGAGATTCAGGTAAGCCTGCAAGTGGTGGCGGGTGAGCAGCAGCCTCAGCACACACAACCCCATGATTATCCACAGACGCACTGAGTCGAAGGCTGAGCTGGAAAgcctgaggaacacacacacacacacacggggattAAAGCACTGAGGTGGGTGTAATACTAAATCAACTCGGAGTTACGCAACAGTGCCTAGCTGTAAGAAAACATCATCTTGGTACAGAGTGGGTGGATCAGAACTGGTACAGTGAAAACACCAAAGCATctgaaacataaaaaatgaaaacacttaAGAGCACTCGCTGCTGCTATTGGAAAACAAACAACGTGTCATTTGACCCTCTGCGAAGAGCAGTTACTGTTACCGGAATATTGCAGTTTTATTATAGGTAGAATTACACATCACACTTTTTATCCACTTATAGTCACATACAATGTTGTAAACAAGTGGATTCCTGCCAAAACGTTACTGCTGAATGAGGTCAGCTCCGTCTATGTTGGTCGAGACAGGAAACGCAGAACAAATTTTTATTGAttagtcattttatttcttcaggtAATATTAGGGTAATCCTTCTGTGTTTATGCTTTGAGGATTTACTTGTTCATTTCAGTCAACGTACCAGAAATGGTGGAATATATAGCTGCATCTTTATATGTAAATTAACAGCTCTGATCTTGTTAACACTAACAAAGATGGATAAAACTCTCCCTTTTTTAGCTGTCAGCAAGTCTCAGCTTTGGACATTTTCAACATTGTCTTGAATTGAAATTTGTACATTTGACCTGCTGTTAATGATTTTATTGAAGGCTTACGCAGAGATCATGCTTTATTAATCTTCTCTAATATGGTGCAACAGAAATCACCACGACAAAAAGGGTATACAATTCAAATACAATGAATTTTCCAGTCATTAATAATGAACTGTGGAAGAAAAACCCAAAACCATTGCTTGGGTACAAATTTAGACCTTTCTAACCTGTTCTCTGTATTTTAAACAGCATGTGATGtcaacccaaacacacacttacaatgTGACTGAGGTCTTTCCCATAGGAGCGTTTCCTAAGAAGTCTCGAGCAAGAGGCTTGATCCACAACACAAGTATAACCAACGGGGACAAAAAACTGATGTGAAGGAGGATTCTGTAAAAACAGGGGAaccaatttatttatacaattttgtcatgtgtatttgtatatatacacactttgtGTAGAAGGCTTTCTTAATCATGATTCGGTGTTCTCTCAAAAATTTATTTGTTCTTACTGTATAATTGGTCTATTAGAATTCATCTGTACAGCATCTAAGTGAGTTTGAGCCAAGCGAAGTCCAGGGAAAGCAAGCAGTGCTCCAAAGAAGGCACAAATGAAAGCCAAACCCAACTTTACTCCCAGTTTGGTGAAAggaatgcttaaaaaaaaaaggggaaaaaataaataaataaaaaattaagcaaCTTCAGATACAGTACATACCGTTACTGTGTGCATTAGAGAGacataaaatgtacataaacaaCTTACGACCACTCAAATCCTTGTTGTTTGGCAAAGGCTTCAAAGTTGTCAAAAACACTAGTGAAACCTGAAATGTCAGAATGTTAATTAAAGCTGGTGGCAAAGTAAAGGCCTGTTTGATTGTGAATAAAGTAAAACTCAGTCAGTACCAGACTCAAGGCCGAACTCCAGATAGTCCTCCCTCACCACTAGAACTAACATGGCCACAAGCAGAGAAAGAAAACCAAACGCCAAGCACACAGAGCGCTCTCCGCCCTCAACTGAACGGAAGTAGTGGCTCATCAGCACATGTAGAGTCCTCCTGGGAACCCGAGTCAAGGATTATAAGAGtaacagaaaaacaacagcacCCAGAATGAGGAAAACCCCTGGAGTCAAAATCAGAAGATGGAttttaacaaatataaacaattgaAACTTAGCATAATTATCTTGAAGGACTAGCATCTAATTCTATGACATTCCACAACCTTTATCAATACTCTTGGACTGTCAAAGCCTATTTGGAACTTTAGATGAAGCGTTTTCCTCTCCTGGCACAGTTGGCAGGAAGAGATTTAAGGATACAGGCAGAAGAACACCATCAGGACACACCAGATGGCCCCAATGTTGACCTCTTTACTAGCATCCACCACAAAGTAGTAGCTCTCCGTGAAAAGGTAAATGCCCAATGCATAGATGGCAAAGTCGATCAACCACTGGTACTCCACAAAGAACCGCAAAACTATAGATGCACACAAAAATGATTAATTTGGGATACAAAAGAAGGGCATCAATAGTTCTACCACATTGTATCACTGATTAACTGTTAAACTATTTTATGTTATAAAATTATGGTCTATCATATGTTTAATTGATGGTGTGACACTGAGCAAAGCAGAACTAAACATTATAGTACACACTGAGGATCACCAAAATCATAAAAAGCTAAGTGATTTGATGTTATTAAATAGTATGCTACagctcaattctgattggccagaatgTGCAGATTAATTTTCTATGCTCATACCATAGTAAAGGATCAAAGGGGTATATTATATGTTTGATGTAATATGTTCTATTTCTAAAGCAACAACATAATCTGCAGCATTTAAGGTAGCTAGCTAAACTAAATGATTGTGGTATTAGGAATAAACATTTTTCAGCCATTTCATAACattaatgtaactataaacagaaaaaaaaaatttcattttaaattattaaggATAAATTGTTAGTGTTTTGCAGCTGTGGCATTTCATGAATAGAACACATCCAACATTTCAATTCCAACACTTTCCTATATTAAATGTTGCATACCTTATacatctgttttttattttttattattaaattaaatgtttacataaaaatactTTGACCAGACATTTCTAAATGgaatcatcaaaaaaaaatattttttgcttttcacaTAATCTGTGAAAACATGCAATAGAAAactttttgaaaagaaaattttGGTACTAAACTAACTTTAGCTACAGGTCATGCTCTCAAAAAACAAATCATGAGacttttaaaataatcatgttGATACCCAATGTCAGTTTT from Tachysurus vachellii isolate PV-2020 chromosome 1, HZAU_Pvac_v1, whole genome shotgun sequence carries:
- the tmem161a gene encoding transmembrane protein 161A — its product is MALMGVQLVVSLLAVSIMQKMAPHCSFARWLLCNGSLLRFKHPSEGELCALAGKQIPNKAGRRDRRQNGHGEPKPLTVPKDIDLHLESTPVNVIDALVLRFFVEYQWLIDFAIYALGIYLFTESYYFVVDASKEVNIGAIWCVLMVFFCLRTLHVLMSHYFRSVEGGERSVCLAFGFLSLLVAMLVLVVREDYLEFGLESGFTSVFDNFEAFAKQQGFEWSIPFTKLGVKLGLAFICAFFGALLAFPGLRLAQTHLDAVQMNSNRPIIQILLHISFLSPLVILVLWIKPLARDFLGNAPMGKTSVTLLSSSAFDSVRLWIIMGLCVLRLLLTRHHLQAYLNLAPKWVEQMKKEAGRIAAVDIQRKVTRVYCYLTVVTLQYLIPVLLVLFSTLALKALGDFSWGLGAETPGVTLAPVLPTTPPPLPRSEDEDDIDDMEEDIQVTVAHLAEVFSALRSVLTPVFFRGIFAFLTWWVAACQLISSLFGIYFHQYLMLS